A DNA window from Vigna angularis cultivar LongXiaoDou No.4 chromosome 1, ASM1680809v1, whole genome shotgun sequence contains the following coding sequences:
- the LOC108333365 gene encoding thioredoxin-like protein AAED1, chloroplastic — protein MATLQSLSLTFRPSIPAPNSHAFPAATLFNSSPKFIFSNGLRVSLRHSIISPRVSNSQYSPQITETLGDVSIFTASGEPVRFSDLWDQYQGVAVVALLRHFGCICCWELALTLRESKARFDSAGVKLIAVGVGTPNKARVLAERLPFPMDCLYADPERKAYNVLKLYHGLGRTFLNPSSAKVFSRYDSLQKAAENYTIGATPNDISSVLQQGGMFVFRGKELLYARKDEGTGDHAPLDDVLEVCCKVPVA, from the exons ATGGCAACTCTGCAATCTCTGTCACTTACTTTCCGTCCATCAATTCCAGCCCCAAATTCTCACGCTTTTCCGGCAGCCACTCTCTTTAATTCTTCCCCCAAATTCATATTCTCAAATGGTCTCCGTGTCAGCCTCAGACATTCTATAATTTCTCCAAGGGTTTCCAATTCCCAGTATAGTCCCCAAATAACGGAAACTCTCGGTGATGTTAGCATTTTTACCGCTTCCGGCGAGCCAGTAAGGTTCAGTGATCTCTGGGACCAGTACCAG GGAGTGGCTGTAGTGGCACTATTGAGGCACTTTGGATGCATTTGCTG TTGGGAATTGGCATTGACCTTGAGAGAATCGAAAGCAAGATTTGATTCAGCTGGTGTGAAGCTAATTGCCGTGGGTGTTGGTACTCCCAATAAAGCCCGCGTTCTTGCTGAAAGA TTACCATTCCCAATGGATTGCCTTTATGCTGATCCTGAGCGCAAG GCATATAATGTTTTGAAACTATACCATGGTTTGGGCCGAACTTTCCTCAACCCTTCCAGT GCAAAGGTGTTTTCAAGATATGATTCTCTGCAGAAAGCTGCGGAGAACTATACAATTGGAGCTACTCCAAATGATATAAGCAGTGTATTGCAACAG gGAGGAATGTTTGTGTTCAGAGGAAAGGAGCTATTATATGCAAGGAAAGACGAAGGGACAGGTGATCATGCCCCATTAGATGATGTTTTAGAGGTCTGCTGCAAAGTTCCTGTTGCCTAA
- the LOC108332820 gene encoding thioredoxin-like protein AAED1, chloroplastic, with amino-acid sequence MLGYVRGEPLPPRKFLWLCSLTSSNFFTVCTTVGIRVAIEFHNLANQTMATLQSLSPTFRPSIPAPNSHAFPAATPFNSSPKFTSSKGLSISRRHSIISTRFSNSEYSPQIAETLGDVSIFTASGEPVRFSDLWDQNQGVAVVALLRHFGCPCCWELASALKESKERFDSAGVKLIAVGIGSPNKARMLANRLPFPMDCLYADPDRKAYDVLNLYYGFGRTFFNPASAKVFSRFHALQKAVKNYTIEATPDDRSGVLQQGGMFVFRGKELLYARKDEGTGDHAPLDDVFNVCCKAPVA; translated from the exons ATGTTAGGTTATGTGCGTGGAGAGCCGCTCCCGCCACGGAAATTTCTGTGGCTCTGCTCGTTGACATCATCCAACTTCTTCACGGTTTGCACCACCGTGGGAATTAGGGTTGCTATTGAATTCCACAACTTGGCCAACCAAACTATGGCAACTTTGCAATCTCTGTCACCTACTTTCCGTCCATCAATTCCAGCCCCAAATTCTCACGCTTTTCCGGCAGCCACTCCCTTTAATTCTTCCCCCAAATTCACTAGCTCAAAGGGCCTAAGTATCAGCCGCAGACACTCCATAATTTCTACAAGGTTTTCTAATTCCGAGTATAGTCCCCAAATCGCGGAAACTCTCGGTGATGTTAGCATTTTTACCGCTTCCGGCGAGCCAGTAAGGTTCAGTGATCTCTGGGACCAGAACCAG GGAGTGGCTGTTGTGGCACTGTTGAGGCACTTTGGATGCCCGTGTTG CTGGGAATTGGCTTCAGCCTTGAAAGAATCCAAAGAAAGGTTTGATTCAGCTGGTGTCAAACTAATTGCAGTGGGTATTGGTTCTCCCAATAAAGCTCGCATGCTTGCTAATCGA ttaCCATTTCCAATGGATTGTCTTTATGCTGATCCGGATCGCAAG GCATATGATGTTTTGAACCTTTACTATGGTTTTGGTCGAACTTTCTTCAATCCAGCCAGT GCAAAGGTGTTTTCTAGATTTCATGCTCTGCAGAAAGCTGTCAAGAACTATACAATTGAAGCCACTCCAGATGATAGAAGTGGTGTGTTGCAGCAG gGAGGGATGTTTGTGTTCAGAGGAAAAGAGCTGCTGTATGCGAGGAAAGACGAAGGGACAGGTGACCATGCCCCCTTAGATGATGTTTTTAATGTCTGCTGCAAAGCTCCTGTTGCCTAA